CAGGGTTTCGCTGCCGGATGGCGGCGTTGCCTTATCCGGCCTACGGAGTCGTGCCATCAGGTAAAAAGGGTTATGCGACTGCGGTTTCGCGCCGAATCAGAGTGCCTTTATCGCCGGCGAGAATGGCCGGGCCATCAGCCAGCGAACCGATGCCTGCAATGCCGTGGCAGCGGCTGACAAATTCGGCACAGGCGCTGACTTTGGGTCCCATCGAGCCGGCATCGAACTGCATTTCGTTCAGCAATTCCGGCGTCACCTGGGCCAGTGGACGTTGAGTGGGTTTGCCCCAGTCGAGATACACCGCGTCGGCATCGGTCAGGATCAGCAGCGCGTCGGCATGGATCTGGCTGGCGAGCAGCGCGGCGGAGAGGTCTTTGTCGATCACCGCTTCGAGACCGTGGTAACCGTCAGCTCTCTCGACAACCGGCACACCGCCGCCACCATTACAGATAACCAGGTGATCGCGGGCGATCAGCGCCTGGATGGCATCGCTTTCAACAATGCGTTTCGGCTGTGGTGAGGGCACCACGCGGCGGAAGGCTTTGCCGTCGGCTTTGAAAACCCAACCTTTTTCAGCCTGTAATGCATTGGCCTGTGCATGGTCATAAACCGGACCGATATACTTGGTGGGATTGCAAAAGGCCGGATCGTTAGCGTCTACTTCCACCTGAGTGAGCAGGACGCTGATTTCCCGCTGTGGCAGTTGATTCTTTAGCGCCTGTTGCAGCATGTAGCCGATCATTCCCTGGCTTTCCGCCCCGAGAATATCCAGCGGGTAGGGGGTGACGCGGCCATAGGCGCTATTCTGCAATGCCAGCAGACCCACCTGCGGCCCGTTGCCGTGAACCAGCACTACCCGCCACTGCTGAGTGAGTTGGGCGATCGTTTTTGCCGCCAGAACGATATTCTTGCGCTGGATATCGGCTTCCAGCGGTTCTCCGCGCTTGAGCAACGCATTGCCGCCAAGGGCGACAACCAGAGTCGGTTTGTTTTGCATGGTGGGTTCCTTAAATGCCATCGCGTTCCAGTGGGCAACTCATGCAGCGCGCACCGCCGCGTCCGCGTCCCAGTTCGTCGCCGGGGATTGGCAGCACGGTAATGCCGGCTTTGTCATACTTCTCGTTAGTCCAGATGTTGCGCTCGTAGCCCACAACCACACCGGGGCGCAGCGTGAGGACGTTGTTGGCGTCGTTCCACTGTTCACGTTCGGCTTCAAAGGCGTCGCCACCGGTAGTGATTAAGCGCACTTGATCGATGCCGAGCGCTTTCTCAATGGCGTTAACCAGCGTGCGTTCCTCGGTACGCTTCAGGCCGCCGCGGCCATCTGGCGTCAGGGTCCAGCACTGCACGTCCTGGCGTACCACTTCCGGGTAGACGGAGAAGGTGTCGATATCGATGTGGGTCATGACGGTATCGAGGTGCATACAAGAGCGGTGTTTGGGGAGTTCAACGGCGATAACCCGTTCGGCCTGGCGATGTTTAAACAGCGACTGGGCAAGAAACTCGATCCCCTGCGGGGTCGTGCGTTCAGACATGCCGATCAGTACGGCGCCGCGACCGATCACCAACACATCGCCGCCTTCTAAGGTGGCATGGTCGTAATTGATATTCTCGTCACCGAAATATTTAATAAATTCGCCATCGGCAAATTGTGGATGCCAACGATAGATGGCCCGCAAATTATTGGTTTCGCGCTGACGAGCGGGTTTAGCCATTGGGTTAATGGAAACACCGTTATATATCCAGCAGGAGGTGTCACGGGTAAATAAATGGTTTGGCAATGGCTTCATAATAAAGTCATTAATATCGTGGGTATCGACCACCATATTTGTAATTGAGGCTGGAATTTCACCGTAGGTGAGTCCACCGCTTAAATGACGGGCCAGTTCCCGATGCGACATATCGGCAAGCCAGGCGCGGATGTCGGTGGCGAAAGTAGGACCAAGGCGGTAATCCGAAATTTGCGTTTCCAGCAGCCAACTTTTGGCCTCCGCGATATCCAGCGTTTGTGTCAGTAAATCAGTCAGTAACAGAACTTCGATGCCCTGCTCGCGTAACGTGTTGGCGAAAATATCATGCTCTTCACCCGCGCGTTCGACCGACAGTACGTCATCAAACAGCAGTTCCTGGCAGTTAGACGGCGTGAGGCGTTTCAGGCTGAGATTAGGGCGATGCAACATCACACTGCGTAGTTGGCCGATTTCAGAACCGACATAATGTTTTTCCATTACGATACCTTTCACTCTATTTCAGGAATAAAAAGGGGGTGGCTGCGAATAATGAAAATGCTCGCAGTCATTACTGTTTCGATATTTTTCGAGAGGCATCATTGAATTATTCAGACGTCGGGAATGTGATGGATTTCACATCCATTCGGTTATTTGTTTTTTCTTAATTAATATATGACAGAGGTCTGAGAAATAACAAAAATAAAAAATCTCAAACTGAATTACTAAGCATTTATACGGTAGGTTATTCTTCAGTGTTAATTATTTGTTGGCAAGGTCAAACAATGAAAGCAACGTAACGCTATGATTTGTATGAAATAATAATGATTTGATGCATAGATATGCGTATTGTGAATTATATTATTTTCACCATAAAGTAAATTGAGCAATAACTATGGGGGTTATCATTGATTAAACAGGGGAAATGAATTGTGATCGCCTGAAGGTTTTTCCTGTAACTCTTTTTATAACAACATGTTGTGAGAATCATCTATTGGATTTTTTTACCTTTTATGCATTAAAAATGCATAAATCACTGTTTGGCGTTAACAGACAGTCAACAACTCCAGCGATAAACATGCGCTGACGCAAAACTTTGCAAGATAGCGATGGCACGACCAGGCATTTTTTCGTATAACAAATGAAATTGAAACGCTGTTTTGAATGAGGGGTATGAGATGATCGTTGGTAATATTCACCATCTGCAATCCTGGCTTCCTGAAGAACTTCGCCAGGCGATTGAGTACATCAAGGCAAATGTCACTGAGACGACGGAGAAGGGGAAACATGAGATCGACGGTAGCCGTCTGTTCTATCTGATTTCTGAAGATATGACCGAGCCGTTTGAGAAGCGTCGGGCGGAGTATCACGCGCGCTATCTGGATATTCAGATCGTGCTGAAAGGTCAGGAAGGGATGACCTTCAGCGTTCTGCCTGCCGGTAAGCCTGATACCGACTGGCTGGCTGACAAAGACATCGCGTTTTTAGCGGAAGGTGAGCAAGAGAAAACGCTGATCCTGAATGAAGGCGACTTTGTTGTTTTTTATCCGCAAGAAGTGCACAAACCATTGTGTGCCGTCGGCGCCCCCGCACCGGTGCGTAAAGCGGTAGTGAAACTGCTGGTGGCCTGAGGAACTGAGCGGTCGCTCCCTGAATCGGAGCGGCTGTAACGTTTATCCTTTATCCTGAATTCGGCCGTAAAACCTTTGCTCCTGCGAAAGTGGGAGAAAGTTTAAACACGGCGACCTGTATCCATTAAGAAGACAGCCGATCTGTAAAGGTCGGTTTATTTCAGTTATTAAAAGCGCACAGAGATCTCATTATTTCATTATATACCTAAATATATAACGTAGGGTTAATTTTAGTCAGGCGTTATATATTTAATTTCATACCGCCATCACTGAAACTTCAGTTACAACATACGGTTAGCCGTAACATTTTCTATTAACTTTCAAAAACTCGATCAAAAGCACGTTTAACTCTGTCTGGTTAATAACACTTTTGTGTTACATCAATTCTTGTTGAAAAATCATCCAGCAAAATATCTTGCACAAAAAAAATATTAACTTTTGAATTAATTTCAGGGCAAGGTATGAATAAAAAATGGAAGTGGATAGCTGGTCTTGTTTTCGTGGGCGTTCTACTGGGGGGAACACTCGCGCTGTCATCCCTGTGGGTGATGCATAAAACGTCAGACACCGCGTTTTGTCTCTCCTGCCACACAATGCAGGCGCCCTATGAAGAGTATCAGGGTTCCGCACACTTTATGAACCAAAAAGGTATCCGCGCCGAGTGCCAGGATTGCCATATTCCGCAATCGGGTATGGATTACCTGATCACTAAAGTTCGGGCCAGCAAGGATGTCTGGCATGAGTTTGTCACCGGCAAAATTGATACGCCGGAAAAATATGAGGCGCATCGCCTTGAGATGGCGGAGACCGTCTGGGAGCAGATGAAAGCCAACGATTCGGCGACCTGCCGCTCGTGCCATCAGTTTGACGCCATGGATCTGCAAAAGCAGAGCGCCGACGCGCAGAAAATGCATGCGCTGGGCATTAAAGAAAAACAAACCTGTATTGATTGTCATAAAGGTATCGCGCACTTCCCGCCTGAAATCACGATCGACACCAAAGCCCATGATGCGCTGATGGAAAGCGCACGCCAGACGCCGGCTGATGCAAAAGAAGTGTATCCCGTTGCGCCGTCCGAGCTGGGTAATCTGGGCACGGTTTATCCGGCCACCAAACTGAACGTAGTGGGTCAATCCGGCGAGGCGCGTGAAGTGGAGATTATTGGCAGTCAAATGCAGGGAGCCGAGCAGGTGATTTACTTCGCGGCGGGCCAGCGTTTAGTTCTGGCCACGCTGACCGATGAAGGTCAAAAAGCGCTCAAAATCTCCAGCGACTGGGAAAAAGATCCCTACGGAAACGCGTGGCGCAATGTTTCTCTGCGCGCACCTCTGGCCAAGCCCGCACTGAGTAAACCCGACGTGATCTGGGACTACGCCAAAACACTCGACAAAACGTATTGCTCCGGATGTCATGCACCGATTTCTTCTGAACATTACACCTTAAACGCCTGGCCTTCCGTTGCCAAAGGGATGGGCGCGAGAACGGATATCAGC
The DNA window shown above is from Citrobacter farmeri and carries:
- a CDS encoding NapC/NirT family cytochrome c, with protein sequence MNKKWKWIAGLVFVGVLLGGTLALSSLWVMHKTSDTAFCLSCHTMQAPYEEYQGSAHFMNQKGIRAECQDCHIPQSGMDYLITKVRASKDVWHEFVTGKIDTPEKYEAHRLEMAETVWEQMKANDSATCRSCHQFDAMDLQKQSADAQKMHALGIKEKQTCIDCHKGIAHFPPEITIDTKAHDALMESARQTPADAKEVYPVAPSELGNLGTVYPATKLNVVGQSGEAREVEIIGSQMQGAEQVIYFAAGQRLVLATLTDEGQKALKISSDWEKDPYGNAWRNVSLRAPLAKPALSKPDVIWDYAKTLDKTYCSGCHAPISSEHYTLNAWPSVAKGMGARTDISAEDLDILTRWFQYHAKDFTAKE
- the arcA gene encoding arginine deiminase, translated to MEKHYVGSEIGQLRSVMLHRPNLSLKRLTPSNCQELLFDDVLSVERAGEEHDIFANTLREQGIEVLLLTDLLTQTLDIAEAKSWLLETQISDYRLGPTFATDIRAWLADMSHRELARHLSGGLTYGEIPASITNMVVDTHDINDFIMKPLPNHLFTRDTSCWIYNGVSINPMAKPARQRETNNLRAIYRWHPQFADGEFIKYFGDENINYDHATLEGGDVLVIGRGAVLIGMSERTTPQGIEFLAQSLFKHRQAERVIAVELPKHRSCMHLDTVMTHIDIDTFSVYPEVVRQDVQCWTLTPDGRGGLKRTEERTLVNAIEKALGIDQVRLITTGGDAFEAEREQWNDANNVLTLRPGVVVGYERNIWTNEKYDKAGITVLPIPGDELGRGRGGARCMSCPLERDGI
- the arcC gene encoding carbamate kinase; its protein translation is MQNKPTLVVALGGNALLKRGEPLEADIQRKNIVLAAKTIAQLTQQWRVVLVHGNGPQVGLLALQNSAYGRVTPYPLDILGAESQGMIGYMLQQALKNQLPQREISVLLTQVEVDANDPAFCNPTKYIGPVYDHAQANALQAEKGWVFKADGKAFRRVVPSPQPKRIVESDAIQALIARDHLVICNGGGGVPVVERADGYHGLEAVIDKDLSAALLASQIHADALLILTDADAVYLDWGKPTQRPLAQVTPELLNEMQFDAGSMGPKVSACAEFVSRCHGIAGIGSLADGPAILAGDKGTLIRRETAVA
- a CDS encoding YhcH/YjgK/YiaL family protein, with protein sequence MIVGNIHHLQSWLPEELRQAIEYIKANVTETTEKGKHEIDGSRLFYLISEDMTEPFEKRRAEYHARYLDIQIVLKGQEGMTFSVLPAGKPDTDWLADKDIAFLAEGEQEKTLILNEGDFVVFYPQEVHKPLCAVGAPAPVRKAVVKLLVA